DNA from Candidatus Paceibacterota bacterium:
TTTCCAGTTTTTGTAAGCCGAATATCGTCTCCCGGAGTGGAAGGCCCGCCTATTTTATCGGCATTATTAACCATTGTTCTGAACTTATACATTCTAAAGGGCACTCCCCCTTTCCCTATTCTCTTTGCAATGTAAAAAATAGGACCAGAAGAATCCTTTTTTATTAAAAAAACCGCTAAAATCCAAATCGGAAAAGTTATAACAATCCCAAACAGGGAAAATATGATATCAAATATGCGTTTTGTCATTTTTTCGGATTTTTAAACACGAAGACGATTTTAAAAGAATATTTTTTTAAAAAAGGGAAAAGAGAAATAAAAAAAGAATCCATTTTTTGAAGAATTTCCAAAATATTCTTTCCTGTTTTAAAATTTAAAAAAGGAAAAGCAATCCATGAAAAAAGATGGAAAAAATAAGCATTATGAAGAGTAAACCGTTCTTTTGTTTTTTTAAAGTCATTTATTTTGAATATATGCTTTTCCGCCCACTTTGTCCTCTTCCCGGCAATTCTTTTTAGTTTTCTTTTTAAATTAAGAATAGGATTATGTCCAAGTGTTTCTATTCCAACAAGTGTACCGTCTTTTTTTAAAACCCTTATTATTTCCTCAAGAGCTTTGTCAAAATCAAGAGAAGAAAAAGTTCCTCCGTCAAAAACAATATCAAAACTGTTATCCGGGAAATCCAACTTCTCGCAGTCCATTTTAATAAATTTTGCCTTTTTTGCTATTTTTCTTGCAATATTTAAAGAATTATCGGAAAGATCAATGCCTATTACCTCTCCATAGTCCTGAAGCCAAAAAGTATGTATTCCGTTTCCGCATCCAAAATCAAGAATTCTTTTTCCTTTGAAATTTTTAATGAAAAAATCTTTAAGAAATCTGTAACTTCCAAGAGAAAATGAATCAAAGCCTTCAAAGTCCCTTTCCCTTAACTCTTGATTTGTATTTTTATTATAATATTCAATTTCTTTTATTTTTCTTTCTTCCATTAAATTAAATGTTATTTTTAAACCACAAAACTGTTTTTTCCAATCCTTTGTCTAAATCAAAAGAAATACCAAAACCAATTTCTTTTTTCGCTTTTGAAATATCAAGGCAGGATCTTTTCTGTTCTCCCTCTTTTTGCAAAACATATTTTGGCCCTTTTTTAAATTCTGTAAGATTTTTTATCTTTCTGAAAATTTCATTTACCGACGTTTCTTTTTGAGAACCGACATTAAACACTCCTGAAACATTCTTTTTTGAAAAAGCAACAAGAGCAGAAACAATATCGTCAACGTGAATAAAATCCCTCGTTTGCTTTCCGTTTCCAAATATAAGGGGCTGTTTTTTTAAAATCATTGAATTTGAAAAAATAGCAATAACTCCCGCTTCCCCTTTGGCATTTTGCCTTTGTCCGTAAACATTTGAAAAGCGCAAAGAGACAGAAGGAATTTTGAAAACTTTTTCATAATAATAGAGATATTTTTCAGCTGAAAGCTTTGCAATCCCGTACGGAGAGAGAGGTTTCTCTATAAAATTTTCTGAAGAAGGAAAAGGGCCATCTTCTCCGTAAATCGCTCCTCCGGTAGAAGCAAATACAATTTTCTTAACATTGTTTTTTTTGCAATTTTCAAAAATATTCAAAGATCCCAAAATATTTGCTTTTGCGTCACTTATCGGGTCATCTATTGATTTTCTAAGATTTATCTTTGCCGCAAGATGAAAAACAATTTCCGGCTTTTCTTTCTTAAAAATTTCTTCAATCTTTGAAGAGCAAATATCGATTTTATAAAACTTTGCTTTCGGATTAAGATTTTCTTTTTTTCCAGATGATAGGTTGTCAATTACAACAACCTTATTTCCTTTTTCGATTAATCTATCAACCAAATTACTTCCTATAAAACCGGCTCCGCCGGTAACAAGAATTCTTTTATTTTTCATATTCTTTTAAAAATCTTTCTTTGCTCCAATTTTTAATTATTTTCTTTTTTGTTTCTTGAATCCCCTCTTTAATACTGCTTTCATTAAAGTTTCCATCCAAGAGAAAATTTAACTTTTTCTTCAAATCTTCTTTGTCTTTATAAAGAAAAGAATTGAAATTATCTTTTAAAAGCTCTCTGCTGTAAACCGTATCTTTTGCAAGTATTATTTTAGAAAGCATCAAATAATTTATCATTTTCATTGCCGCCCCTTTAAGGCGAGGCAAAACGGCAAATAATGAGTTCTTTATCAAGTAATTTGTTTTTTGAAGCGGCAGTTTTCCTAATATTAAAACTCTGTCTTTAAGATTTTTTTGCTCAATCTGATTTTTTATTTCTTTACTCAAGCTACCGACCAAAACCAGCTTTACATCTGTCTTTATTTCCATAAATCCTTCCAGAAACTCTGATATCCCTTGAACTTTTCTAAAGTTTCCTGCATAGATAATATACTTATTGCTTGGAAGATTGCAAGGATAATCCTCCAAGCTGATTTTATCATAAAAAAGGAATTTTTTCTTCTTTTTGAAAATTTCATCTTTTGAATATTTTTCCCAATTAAGGATTACAAGGTCCATTCTTTTTACAATCAGCTTTTCAAAAAAAAGAGCAAATGGAATAATTATTGATCTTTCATTGTTCTGATAAAGGTTGTCTTCAATTCTATTATGAAGATTATAGACCATCTTTTTATTCGGAAAGAAAAAAGAAAGAACATATCCTATAAAGGCCCCCTCAAAGTCCTCGCAATGAATTATATCATGCTTCTTTTTTAAAATTAATCTGAAAGATTTGATAAAAAGGAAAAAATCAAGAATAATTTTGGAAAAAGAAGGTTTTCCGACTTGAAGAACAGGACTATAAAAAGAAAAAGTTCTGTGAATGTTTGTATTCTGAAGCGTAAAATCACTGCCCATATTATACATTACAATATCCAAAAAATATTTTTCCGAAAGAATTTCAGAGACCCCATAGGACCTCAAAGAAGATCCTTTTTCAAGGTACAAGGGAGAAGGAACAATCATTAATATTCTTTTTTTAGCCATGTTATAAAGGATATCTTTCAAGTATCAGCTTATCATAAAATACCTTTCTTAAAAATTCAAAAGAAAAAATTAAAAACCAGAAAAAGAAAGCAAATCCAACATAAATATGAAGGATACCGAAAATAACAGAAAGAACAAAAAAGGGAAAATTAATTCCAAGCCAGAACATTGGAATAAAATCGGATAAAAATTTAAAAAAACTCTTTATTTTGTAAAAAATACTATTGGAAGGTATTTTTTTTAATTCTTTCATTTCTTTCCCATCTTTATTTTCCCCTCTATGTTTATAAAGACTTGCCCTGTCTCTTGCATGAAACATTAAAAGTTCTAAAAGAGGAACAGACAAGGCAAGATAAGAAAAGATTATATGGCTTTTCCCTTGAGAGTAGCTTTCAAAAAGAATAAAGGAAATGGCGCTCCAAAGGATTATTTTTGCAACCATATCTGCTATTTCATCAAGATATCTTCCCCATGCTGATGTTTTATCAAGAGCTCTTGCCACATTGCCGTCAACACTATCGAAAACCCTGCCAAGAAAAATTAAAGTAATTCCTAAAATAAAATAACGGTTTAGAAAGAAAAACACTCCTGTTATTTCCAAAATAAAACGGAAAAAAGTAATTACATTAGGATTAAAGTCAAAATAAACAAAAGGAACGGCAAAAAACCTTCCCAAAAATCGCTCAACATATTTTCGCCATATATTGGTTTTTGTTTTTTTAAAATTATTTTGAACGGATATAAATGATGATAAAAAAGTCATTATTTAAAATAATTTTTAAAGAGAGTATTTTTTAAGAATCAACCTGTCATAAAACATCTTTCTTGAAATTTCATAAAAAAAGAAAAGGAACTGGAAAAAAACTGCAAAAATAACATAAAAGTGGAAATTGCCAAAAATAGCGGACAATACAAGAAAAGGAATACAAATACTAAGCCAGAACATTGAAATAAAATCATACGAAGACCTGAAAAAATACAAAACTTTATACTTATTATTAACAGAAGATTTGGAAAAAAAACGAGAAACTTTTTCTTTATTGCTCTTTCTTCCTTCTCGGATATAAAGACTTGCCCTGTCTCTTGCATGAAACATTAAAAGTTCTAAAAGAGGAATAAACAAAGCAAGATAAGAAAAGATTATATGGCTTTTCCCTTGAGAGTAGCTTTCAAAAAGAATAAAGGAAATGGCGCTCCAAAGGATTATTTTTGCAACCATATCTGCTATTTCATCAAGATATCTTCCCCATGCTGATGTTTTATCAAGAGCTCTTGCCACATTGCCGTCAACTTGGTCAAAAACCCTGCCAAGAAAAATTAAAGTAATTCCTAAAATAAAATAATTGAACAAAAAAAGAATAGCCCCTGTTATTTCCAAAATAAAACGGAAAAAAATTATAATACGAGGATTAAAGTCAAAATAAACAAAAGGAACGGCAAAAATATCCCCAAGGGGACGCATTACGTATTTAGACCACAAATTGCATTTTGTCTTTTTTGCGGTTCTGCGAATCTTTTCTAAAGATAAGGAAAGCGTCATTTATATAATTTTCATTATGGAATTAATTGCCCTATTTTTAAATCCCACTCTTTGGGATAAAACTTCTCAAGACCGGCTCCCGGATGAAGCGTTATTTCTCCGAATATCGGCTTTTTAGCATCATAAAGGTCAATTCTTAAAAAGGGCTCTCCCTGTGACAACTTTTCAGCTATTTCAATCATTTTTGAAAAACAGGCCGGTTTTTTTACTTTTTTATCATACAAAAACCTGCGCAATCTGACATTTAAAAGATTAAAGTCGCGGTCAAACAAAAGACGGGAATGATTTGAAAAACGATTGAAATCAATTTGGAAGATTTTAACTTTTCCGTTAAAGCAAAAAAATTTGTAATCTAAGGGAACATTGTCGTTTTCTTCTTTTCCTTCTAAATATTCCTCAACAAGAATAGAAGGGTTAATCCACCTGTATTGCCATTCACCTCTGTATAAAGAATGGTCTATATCAAGCCATCTTTTAACTTCTTTATTTGCTTTTTCCCAATCAAAATTATCTTTATCTTTAACAAAAATAATCTGACTTGAGGCATGGTTTGATTTTATAACAAATTTTTTAGGAAGCTTTTCTTTTTCAATATCTCTTAGATTTTTTCCCGTCCAGTAAACTTTAGTTAAAAAATCTTCTCCAATTTTGTCTGCCACATAATTTCTAACAGCAATTTTATCTGCGAAAATAATATGCCTTTTTTTTCTGTAAAAAAGCTTATTTCTTTGGATTTTTTCATTAAAGGTCTTTGGGAAAAAAATATTCGGAAAACATTTAAATTGTTTTTTGTATTTTCGCATAATGCTTATAAAATCAAACGGCCACAAAAAAGCATCTATTAATATCTTTCCTGCCGATATTTTTCCTAGTTTACTCTTTTTTAAAGAAATAATCGCAAATCTTAAAAAATCAAAAACAAAAGAACTTCCAGTTTCCAATATTTCTTTTGTCTTTAAGGGATTTGAAAAAAAAGCCCTAATAAGGAGAAAAAAAGCCAGATTTTTATTGTAACTGAATGCTCTTTTTGACCATCTAAGGTTGCTATTAAAGAATATCGCCCTTTTCTTTGATTTTGACAATCCTTTTATTTCTTTGATTACCGCCTTTCGAGCTTCAATGGCAAATTTCGCTTTTTTTTTAATGGGAAGCGAACTCCATATCCCTCCTTTATGAAGGCGGTAAACCGCCATAATTTCGTTTGAAAAATATATTTTTCCGTTTTCTGCGGTAAATACAAGCAAGGGCCAATCTCCTTGAATTAAGAAAGAGGAAACTCTCTCTACTTTTTTAAATGGAATCATACTTCTTCTTATCATTACAGAACACGCAAAAAGATAATTCCTTTCCAAAATATCAAAAATATTTCCTATTTCTTTTTCTTCTTTCGAAAATTTAGAAAATAAATGTTGTTTTTCTTCATCAATATACTCAATTCTATGAGCGGCAATCGCAATTGAATCGTCTTTTTCCATTACATCAGCTTGTTTTTGCAGTTTATAAGGAGAGGTCCAATAGTCGTCTCCTTCGCATATTGCAATATATTTTCCCCTTGCTCTTCTCATACACCGAGTCGTGTTTGCCTTTTCTTTAACATTATAATCTGCAGTTATTACACGGATTTTTTGAGGATATTTTTTAGCATAATCAAAAACTATTTCACGGGTTTTATCGGTACTAAAATCCTCCCCTATTA
Protein-coding regions in this window:
- a CDS encoding class I SAM-dependent methyltransferase, with amino-acid sequence MEERKIKEIEYYNKNTNQELRERDFEGFDSFSLGSYRFLKDFFIKNFKGKRILDFGCGNGIHTFWLQDYGEVIGIDLSDNSLNIARKIAKKAKFIKMDCEKLDFPDNSFDIVFDGGTFSSLDFDKALEEIIRVLKKDGTLVGIETLGHNPILNLKRKLKRIAGKRTKWAEKHIFKINDFKKTKERFTLHNAYFFHLFSWIAFPFLNFKTGKNILEILQKMDSFFISLFPFLKKYSFKIVFVFKNPKK
- a CDS encoding NAD-dependent epimerase/dehydratase family protein yields the protein MKNKRILVTGGAGFIGSNLVDRLIEKGNKVVVIDNLSSGKKENLNPKAKFYKIDICSSKIEEIFKKEKPEIVFHLAAKINLRKSIDDPISDAKANILGSLNIFENCKKNNVKKIVFASTGGAIYGEDGPFPSSENFIEKPLSPYGIAKLSAEKYLYYYEKVFKIPSVSLRFSNVYGQRQNAKGEAGVIAIFSNSMILKKQPLIFGNGKQTRDFIHVDDIVSALVAFSKKNVSGVFNVGSQKETSVNEIFRKIKNLTEFKKGPKYVLQKEGEQKRSCLDISKAKKEIGFGISFDLDKGLEKTVLWFKNNI
- a CDS encoding glycosyltransferase produces the protein MAKKRILMIVPSPLYLEKGSSLRSYGVSEILSEKYFLDIVMYNMGSDFTLQNTNIHRTFSFYSPVLQVGKPSFSKIILDFFLFIKSFRLILKKKHDIIHCEDFEGAFIGYVLSFFFPNKKMVYNLHNRIEDNLYQNNERSIIIPFALFFEKLIVKRMDLVILNWEKYSKDEIFKKKKKFLFYDKISLEDYPCNLPSNKYIIYAGNFRKVQGISEFLEGFMEIKTDVKLVLVGSLSKEIKNQIEQKNLKDRVLILGKLPLQKTNYLIKNSLFAVLPRLKGAAMKMINYLMLSKIILAKDTVYSRELLKDNFNSFLYKDKEDLKKKLNFLLDGNFNESSIKEGIQETKKKIIKNWSKERFLKEYEK
- a CDS encoding CDP-alcohol phosphatidyltransferase family protein: MTFLSSFISVQNNFKKTKTNIWRKYVERFLGRFFAVPFVYFDFNPNVITFFRFILEITGVFFFLNRYFILGITLIFLGRVFDSVDGNVARALDKTSAWGRYLDEIADMVAKIILWSAISFILFESYSQGKSHIIFSYLALSVPLLELLMFHARDRASLYKHRGENKDGKEMKELKKIPSNSIFYKIKSFFKFLSDFIPMFWLGINFPFFVLSVIFGILHIYVGFAFFFWFLIFSFEFLRKVFYDKLILERYPL
- a CDS encoding CDP-alcohol phosphatidyltransferase family protein gives rise to the protein MTLSLSLEKIRRTAKKTKCNLWSKYVMRPLGDIFAVPFVYFDFNPRIIIFFRFILEITGAILFLFNYFILGITLIFLGRVFDQVDGNVARALDKTSAWGRYLDEIADMVAKIILWSAISFILFESYSQGKSHIIFSYLALFIPLLELLMFHARDRASLYIREGRKSNKEKVSRFFSKSSVNNKYKVLYFFRSSYDFISMFWLSICIPFLVLSAIFGNFHFYVIFAVFFQFLFFFYEISRKMFYDRLILKKYSL
- a CDS encoding ATP-grasp fold amidoligase family protein; the protein is MKIDNGRIEKGVKDSYELPNRVLESIPKPLVTVHIITYQHGSYIKKCIEGVLMQKVNFPFEIIIGEDFSTDKTREIVFDYAKKYPQKIRVITADYNVKEKANTTRCMRRARGKYIAICEGDDYWTSPYKLQKQADVMEKDDSIAIAAHRIEYIDEEKQHLFSKFSKEEKEIGNIFDILERNYLFACSVMIRRSMIPFKKVERVSSFLIQGDWPLLVFTAENGKIYFSNEIMAVYRLHKGGIWSSLPIKKKAKFAIEARKAVIKEIKGLSKSKKRAIFFNSNLRWSKRAFSYNKNLAFFLLIRAFFSNPLKTKEILETGSSFVFDFLRFAIISLKKSKLGKISAGKILIDAFLWPFDFISIMRKYKKQFKCFPNIFFPKTFNEKIQRNKLFYRKKRHIIFADKIAVRNYVADKIGEDFLTKVYWTGKNLRDIEKEKLPKKFVIKSNHASSQIIFVKDKDNFDWEKANKEVKRWLDIDHSLYRGEWQYRWINPSILVEEYLEGKEENDNVPLDYKFFCFNGKVKIFQIDFNRFSNHSRLLFDRDFNLLNVRLRRFLYDKKVKKPACFSKMIEIAEKLSQGEPFLRIDLYDAKKPIFGEITLHPGAGLEKFYPKEWDLKIGQLIP